In a single window of the Drosophila albomicans strain 15112-1751.03 chromosome 3, ASM965048v2, whole genome shotgun sequence genome:
- the LOC117567269 gene encoding uncharacterized protein LOC117567269 isoform X2: protein MASKKIPPERRPYCDPRLEDTKYRRQRGLHIKHASETQKKTGKRPLNDCPFFDLKYEFDQLPLDPVKDFLREKISHMQNDTIVGRCNREFDFHMYDLENVKDKYEECDDELLKDLQLSDIVMPEQFETLREHQATKYNFDKMACHQFPWIDKWLTGARPSEVEIYKMTNHLLDIYCQRRVRIFYLDCGTKSSLWTNKLRRQYGPPSELIGAYNTPQARHLRIPTLTQKTKKEKFQVGDHYALRTPQECRNELARMGKIIDKMIEPVIKEAQHNIEHGRLQYTNQPKCREKKKKPKCVVTEPRIHRRNFASNEEFLKCLKKMEATRFPYMAPLQPVEPEEQKLQLLAKYRKKLLPAEEKFTLAIQKRYKCLLQTLSVLQLESYPSRLIRKAIRHINPRSTVLQDAYRFILQEEKYWPHLPPEVILMDYLFVGERAIPADFAILLIVCLIDLQEDFRYHVKRSFLRYLLQSNMERKRLQLEMEPPDYPTLTIVSPVPWRTRLLLSKSRIGEMLMTTHPTVQALNLLWHQLYGDLVIVDLSKLLLPERPLDADIVQTFVKDSCAQRQQIVPVNRARPLPPTTRVTDCVRVRVF from the exons ATGGCCTCAAAGAAGATACCGCCAGAAAGGCGTCCCTACTGTGATCCCCGGCTGGAGGATACAAAATATCGCCGGCAACGTGGACTACACATTAAGCATGCAAGTGAGACACAAAAGAAAACCGGCAAACGTCCGCTCAACGATTGTCCATTTTTCGATTTGAAATATGAGTTCGATCAACTGCCGCTGGATCCTGTCAAGGACTTTTTACGCGAGAAGATTT CTCACATGCAAAACGATACGATTGTTGGACGTTGCAATCGCGAATTCGATTTTCACATGTACGATTTGGAGAATGTTAAGGACAAATACGAAGAGTGCGACGATGAGTTGCTGAAGGACCTGCAACTCTCGGATATTGTAATGCCCGAACAGTTTGAGACACTTCGCGAACATCAGGCCACCAAATACAACTTTGATAAAATGG CTTGTCATCAATTTCCCTGGATTGACAAATGGTTGACTGGcg CGCGTCCCAGTGAAGtggaaatatataaaatgaccAACCATCTGCTGGATATTTACTGCCAACGTCGAGTTCGCATCTTTTACCTTGACTGCGGCACAAAATCATCGCTCTGGACCAACAAATTGAGACGTCAATATGGTCCGCCTTCGGAGTTAATTGGAGCCTATAACACACCTCAGGCTAGGCATTTGAGAATTCCAACGCTCACTCAGAAAACCAAAAAGGAAAAGTTCCAGGTCGGCGATCATTATGCGCTCAGAACTCCACAGG AATGTCGCAATGAGTTGGCACGCATGGGCAAGATCATTGACAAAATGATTGAACCAGTCATCAAGGAGGCTCAACACAATATTGAACATGGTCGATTGCAGTACACAAATCAACCAAAGTGTCGAGAAAAAAAG AAAAAACCCAAATGCGTTGTTACCGAACCGCGTATACATCGACGCAATTTTGCATCCAATGAAGAATTTCTCAAGTGCCTTAAGAAAATGGAAGCCAC ACGCTTTCCTTATATGGCGCCACTGCAGCCCGTTGAGCCGGAGGAGcagaaattgcaattgttggcAAAGTATAGGAAGAAGCTGTTGCCAGCGGAGGAGAAGTTCACACTTGCCATACAAAAGCGTTATAAATGCCTGCTGCAGACC CTAAGTGTGCTGCAACTGGAGTCGTATCCATCGCGACTGATACGCAAGGCAATAAGGCATATCAATCCTCGTTCCACGGTGCTGCAGGATGCCTACAGATTCATATTGCAGGAAGAG AAATATTGGCCTCATCTGCCGCCAGAAGTTATATTAATGGATTATCTATTCGTTGGCGAACGCGCCATTCCCGCTGACTTTGCCATCCTCCTCATCGTTTGCCTTATCGATCTACAAGAGGATTTTCGCTACCATGTCAAGCGCTCCTTTCTGCGCTATCTGCTGCA GTCGAACATGGAACGCAAACGCCTGCAGCTAGAAATGGAACCACCTGATTATCCCACCTTGACCATTGTCTCCCCCGTGCCTTGGCGCACTCGTCTGCTACTTTCCAAGAGTCGCATTGGCGAGATGCTCATGACAACGCATCCCACGGTGCAAGCATTGAATCTGCTGTGGCATCAGCTCTATGGTGATCTGGTTATTGTGGATCTATCGAAGCTGTTGCTCCCAGAGCGACCCTTGGATGCCGACATTGTGCAGACCTTTGTCAAAGACAGTTGCGCTCAA
- the LOC117572005 gene encoding importin-9-like has protein sequence MNCGAVSSFLLRSEIIEVFTCLVNEIPKYTNTFMERILPIVWQLLTQIAETYVKVSVNQTEPNPLASGTNEEDDEQTNFLIQILEFINCIVTCSKLRGTIKNVLADLIYITIVYIQLSQEQLEGQHR, from the exons ATGAATTGCGGCGCTGTATCGAGTTTCCTGCTGCGCTCCGAGATTATCGAAG TGTTTACATGTCTGGTGAACGAAATACCCAAGTATACAAATACGTTTATGGAACGCATCTTACCAATTGTCTGGCAGCTACTCACACAGATTGCCGAAACCTACGTCAAGGTGTCCGTTAATCAGACGGAACCGAATCCGCTGGCCAGCGGAACCAATGAAGAGGATGACGAGCAGACCAACTTTCTTATACAAATTCTGGAGTTCATCAACTGCATTGTGACTTGCAGCAAACTTCGCGGCACCATTAAGAATGTGCTCGCTGATTTGATCTACATCACCATTGTTTACATACAACTCAGTCAAGAGCAGCTCGAAGGGCAGCACCGGTAG